From the genome of Penaeus chinensis breed Huanghai No. 1 chromosome 13, ASM1920278v2, whole genome shotgun sequence:
TGCTTCTGTTCTGTCTTATTTTGCTTCTATTCTTCGGCTTTTTCTAACCCTTTTGTTTCGTTTGACGTTCTGTGAGTCTAGTCTTGACTGGGTTTTCCCCATGTCTCGTGCTGGATCAGGCGCGAGACGACGGCGGTGGATTGCGAGACTTAAATCTTCGCTATTCTTAAGCTCTTCATTCATGTCTTTACGTCCAGATCGtggtgtgcatgtacacacgcgACCCCCGCCAAAGTGAAGTAACATGGCGTAACTTTGGGTGTGTTGACGTATATGTCACAAGAAACCAATTCAAAGGGAGCTGCATTCCGGGACTTCCACCTGCAGGATACGTAGCCAAGTACCGTTCTGGAGGGTGGGGGCTTTTCTGATATATCGTTTGtgttatctgtgcgtgtgtgttgtagcAGTATAGTGTTATTTTTGAGAACAGCGATCCCGCTGAGGTAAAGCTGGACGCCCGTTTACTAGGCCGTTTCTGTTACGCGAGAGGACACAGGACAGGCCGCAGGGCAGGTCGCCGAGGAGGGGCGGTTGGCCGATCATGGGCACCCGCGACCCCCCGGTGGACTTCGATCCCTGCCATACCGGTCAGTATCCTCAGTCAGTCAACCAGCACCGATCCTCCGAAGCAGATCAGCAGCACCAAAGTCCTGCAGCAAGTCAGCAGCGCCAGCACCAGTCGTCCCCTGCTGTAGGGGTCCAGCATCAGCTGCCCGAAGAGAGCCAAAATCGCCAGCTGTCTGCACTAGATCTTCTGCAACAGCCTCCTGCCGTAAGTCCCCGGCGCCAGGTTGCTCTCCTGGACGAGAAGGACAGGCCTCTATCAACAGGGTTCGATTATCACTCCTTCGGACTGAGACAGCAGCAGGTCCCTGTAGTAGGACATCAGCAGCAATCTGTTGGACACCAACATCCAGCAGCTGCGACGGGACAACAACACCAGTATCAGTTTGTTGTAACTCAGCATCACCAACCTCCTTGTCCAGAGCAGCGCCAAACACTCGCGACAGGTCACCACCAACAGACCTTCGCTACAGGTCACTATCATCAACTCGCTGGAGCAGGACAGCATTACCCCTCCACAATTGGTCAGCAGTACCAGGCAGCCGAAGCAGGACAACAGCAGCCTTCAGTAGCAGGTCAGCAGCACCCTTCATTTAAGGAAGGACAGCGCCAACCTCCCTCGGCGGGTCAGCAGCACCTTCAGGCTGTGGCATCGCAAGTTGGAATAGCTTCTCAGCATCGACAACCTGCAGAAGGCCATCAGTATCGAATTCCGGCACAAAGCCACTCACGTCTTCCTCCTGTCGTGGCTCAGCCTCACCGAGCTCCTGGATTACGTCATCAGCTTCCCGTAGGAGGCCATCCGCACCCCCCATCTGCGGCAAGTTACCCTCACCCTGTAGCCATGCAGGGCCGCTTTCAGCAGACAGCCGCGGTCGCCTTTCAGTACTTGAGGCCGACGGCGACACCCCAGCCTCAACAGCAACCTCCGCCCTCAGGCTTTAATCCCAACCCTAGTGCTATGCTTCAACCCCAGCCGTTCTTCAGCCCAGTGATGCCCCTGCCAACCCCGGGGAAGCCGTACCCGCGCGGAGAGCCCGTCTACAGGAGCCCCTCTCCGTACAGAAGTCCGGATGCCACAGGACTCTCGAAAGAGGGCCTCGCGGTAGGACGGAATGGCACTCGTGGCACAGGCGTCGCCGCGACGTCCGTTATTACAGGAACATCACTGCTGCGAATCGCACCCGAAGACGACACGCTGGTGAGTTCGTCGGGCCCGCTATCCAGGCGCTTCCTGCctcctttctatctgtatatttgtatatctacctatctgtttatctatatgtttatcagtctacctatctacctatctatctacctctctctctctctctctctctctctctctctctctctctctctctctctctctctctctctctctctctctctctctctctttctttctttctctctctctctctctctctctctctctctctctctctctctctctctctctctctctctctctctctctctctctctctctctctctctctctctctctctctctctctctctctctcactctctctctctttctttctctctctctctcactctctctcactctctctctctctctttctttctctctctctctctctctctctctctctctctctctctctctctctctctctctctctctctctctctctctctctctctctctctctctctctctctccctctctctctctctctctctctcactctctctaactctaactctaaagag
Proteins encoded in this window:
- the LOC125031571 gene encoding extensin-like, whose product is MGTRDPPVDFDPCHTGQYPQSVNQHRSSEADQQHQSPAASQQRQHQSSPAVGVQHQLPEESQNRQLSALDLLQQPPAVSPRRQVALLDEKDRPLSTGFDYHSFGLRQQQVPVVGHQQQSVGHQHPAAATGQQHQYQFVVTQHHQPPCPEQRQTLATGHHQQTFATGHYHQLAGAGQHYPSTIGQQYQAAEAGQQQPSVAGQQHPSFKEGQRQPPSAGQQHLQAVASQVGIASQHRQPAEGHQYRIPAQSHSRLPPVVAQPHRAPGLRHQLPVGGHPHPPSAASYPHPVAMQGRFQQTAAVAFQYLRPTATPQPQQQPPPSGFNPNPSAMLQPQPFFSPVMPLPTPGKPYPRGEPVYRSPSPYRSPDATGLSKEGLAVGRNGTRGTGVAATSVITGTSLLRIAPEDDTLGLGLINPNELTAPPAAHLRPLTPGDSHLQTPYRPPASASGVCQPPPPHPPSYSSNQPSPLGYSPSQYHPPLSYPSSLSPFRFSATPPMDPLASPRPADSGRQKGVLLKPTDSTKYRVIREQNNAASRRYREAQRGQRHLQEENLTRLLKENQELRARATDLEKLRNVFKDILDSL